One Oryza glaberrima chromosome 11, OglaRS2, whole genome shotgun sequence genomic region harbors:
- the LOC127755687 gene encoding extensin-like: MRVTFDGSYGIPSSVSHPVAGRHRHLVTCDGSRMEPVRGVPLTGSILGLSQLQNPPHPRTHHPSTTHLPPSHLTPLISLTSRLLPQFPVAASTPPPVAVFILNSRHPRPPPPPPDGVRGNLRLPTADRRLPDLAYGTRIQPQGLSPTPGRRIWWAYGSRTSLPPPTGPRPLTYRRPPSPPPPDCRPPDLVGLRVADFSPTADQTAASPPPPTAFSFATGSAGAGSTSTTPQPPDCRLPDLSARKPDPTADACPRLPATNTTDASLTSATDRRPSAARHRIRPPRSRGRTDLTARYRLLHPHPPATSQRSASSRSSTTSPAAASAALPPASAASELLLNQATATRTSASLPDLAQEFVMDEDDDKL, encoded by the exons ATGAGGGTCACCTTTGATGGGTCCTACGGGATACCGTCATCAGTGAGCCATCCGGTTGCGGGCCGTCACAGGCATCTAGTCACCTGTGATGGATCGAGAATGGAACCCGTCAGAGGTGTCCCTTTGACGGGTTCCATTCTCGGCCTGTCACAG CTTCAAAATCCCCCCCATCCCCGTACCCACCACCCCAGCACCACTCAtcttcctccctctcatctTACTCCTCTCATCTCCCTCaccagccgcctcctcccccagtTCCCGGTTGCCGCCTCCACCCCACCACCCGTCGCCGTCTTCATCCTTAATAGCCGGCATCcgcggccacctcctccgcctcccgacGGTGTCCGCGGCAACCTCCGCCTCCCGACTGCCGACCGCCGACTACCGGATCTGGCGTACGGGACGCGGATCCAGCCACAAGGCCTTTCCCCGACCCCCggccgccggatctggtggGCCTATGGGTCGCGGACCTCTCTCCCACCGCCGACCGGACCACGGCCTCTAACCTACCGCCGaccgccttctcctccaccaccggacTGCCGGCCACCGGATCTGGTGGGCCTACGGGTCGCGGACTTCTCCCCCACCGCCGACCAAACTGCGGCCTCTCCCCCACCGCCGACAGCCTTCTCCTTCGCCACCGGATCTGCTGGCGCCGGATCCACGTCCACGACACCGCAGCCACCTGACTGCCGGCTGCCAGATCTGTCCGCCAGGAAGCCGGATCCGACTGCCGACGCCTGCCCCCGCCTCCCAGCTACCAACACCACCGACGCCTCCCTCACCTCCGCCACCGACCGTCGTCCCTCAGCTGCTAGACATCGGATCCGGCCTCCACGAAGCCGGGGACGCACAGATCTAACCGCCAGGTaccgcctcctccatccccacCCACCGGCCACCTCG CAGAGGAGTGCCTCTTCGAggtcctccaccacctccccaGCGGCCGCGAGCGCGGCGCTTCCGCCTGCGTCTGCAGCATCCGAGCTTCTGCTCAACCAGGCCACCGCGACGCGGACCTCGGCGTCCCTACCCGACCTCGCCCAGGAGTTCGTCATGGATGAGGACGATGATAAACTCTAG